In a genomic window of Sarcophilus harrisii chromosome 4, mSarHar1.11, whole genome shotgun sequence:
- the LOC100932278 gene encoding cytochrome b561 yields MEATGGLVSTPKALPYFVALSQILGLTVVAVTGAWLGLYRGGLAWESSLQFNVHPLCMVIGMVFLQGDALLVYRVFRNETKRTTKILHGLLHIFALIIALVGLVAVFDYHSKMNYADLYSLHSWCGLLIFILYFAQWLLGFSFFLFPGASFSLRNQYRPQHIFFGATLFVLSVGTTLLGIKEALLLGLSKKYSMFQPEGILANVLGLLLICFAVVVLYILTREGWVRPPRAEEQALSMDFKTLTEGDSPGSQ; encoded by the exons ATGGAGGCCACTGGAGGCCTGGTGTCCACTCCCAAAGCACTGCCCTACTTTGTGGCTCTGTCCCAGATTCTGGGCCTAACTGTGGTGGCTGTGACTGGGGCATGGCTTGGCTTGTACCGCGGTGGCCTTGCCTGGGAGAGTTCCCTGCAGTTCAATGTGCATCCACTCTGCATGGTCATAGGCATGGTCTTCCTGCAGGGAGATG CCCTACTAGTTTATCGGGTGTTCAGGAATGAGACCAAGCGAACCACAAAGATCCTGCATGGGCTGCTACACATCTTTGCCCTTATCATCGCTTTGGTTG GACTTGTGGCTGTGTTCGATTATCACAGTAAAATGAACTATGCTGACTTATATAGTCTGCATAGTTGGTGTGGGCTGCTCATCTTTATCCTCTATTTCGCACAG TGGCTCTTGGGCTTCAGCTTTTTCCTGTTCCCTGGAGCATCGTTTTCCCTTCGAAACCAGTATCGCCCACAGCACATCTTCTTCGGCGCCACACTCTTCGTTCTTTCTGTGGGCACGACCCTGCTGGGCATCAAGGAGGCGTTGCTGCTGGGGCTCTC GAAGAAGTACAGTATGTTCCAGCCCGAGGGCATCTTGGCTAACGTATTGGGCCTGCTGCTGATCTGCTTTGCTGTGGTCGTGCTCTACATCCTGACCAGAGAGGGCTGGGTTCGGCCTCCTCGGGCTGAGGAGCAAGCGCTGTCCATGGACTTTAAGACCTTGACGGAAGGGGATAGCCCCGGCTCTCAGTGA